From the genome of Cytophagia bacterium CHB2, one region includes:
- a CDS encoding response regulator transcription factor — MAASEPAISVAMVDDDEAVRSMIATLVENAEGLQFAGAYSSCDDVLENMIEVIPDVVLMDINMPGRSGIECVEALKLEIPDLKILMLTNYSDDDRIFDSLRAGAVGYLLKNSSIEKLSESIKEAYRGGAPMSGEVAQKVLAYFQGQKKNAKYTAELSDRELEVLRALTEGLSNKEIAAQLFISLPTVRFHLKNIYAKLHVNSRTEAVIKAMQEKLA, encoded by the coding sequence ATGGCCGCCTCCGAACCCGCCATCAGCGTCGCCATGGTCGATGACGACGAAGCCGTGCGCAGCATGATCGCAACCCTGGTTGAAAACGCCGAGGGCCTGCAGTTTGCCGGCGCGTATTCGAGCTGCGACGACGTGCTGGAGAACATGATCGAAGTCATTCCCGACGTGGTGTTGATGGACATCAACATGCCGGGCCGTTCTGGCATCGAATGCGTCGAAGCGCTCAAGCTGGAAATTCCCGATCTCAAAATTCTCATGCTCACCAATTACAGCGATGATGATCGCATCTTCGATTCCCTGCGCGCCGGTGCCGTGGGATATTTGCTCAAGAATTCCTCCATCGAAAAACTGTCGGAATCCATCAAAGAAGCTTATCGCGGCGGCGCCCCCATGTCCGGCGAAGTGGCGCAAAAAGTTCTGGCTTATTTTCAAGGCCAGAAGAAAAATGCGAAATACACCGCTGAGCTTTCCGATCGCGAGCTGGAGGTTTTGCGCGCGCTCACCGAAGGCTTGAGCAACAAGGAGATCGCCGCGCAATTGTTCATCAGTTTGCCCACCGTGCGCTTCCATCTCAAAAACATTTACGCCAAGCTCCACGTCAACTCCCGCACCGAAGCGGTGATCAAGGCGATGCAGGAAAAGCTGGCGTGA